In Desulfuromonas acetoxidans DSM 684, one genomic interval encodes:
- the panP gene encoding pyridoxal-dependent aspartate 1-decarboxylase PanP: MTDNAQANLKNLYRIFTIPEAPDSTLGSIDQAITDNLAGFLQEHIVALERDLEEIERDFVDTAIPEQPTFVSDYTEFVKKKLVAQSVHTASPGFIGHMTSAMPYFMLPLSRIMIALNQNLVKVETSKVFTPLERQVLAMLNRLIYNHDDAFYQRWIHDSQSALGAFCSGGTIANITALWTARNQLCGPDGDFQGIAQEGLFAALKHLNCEGLVVLASRRGHYSLGKAVDLLGLGRDNLIAVDTDDNSRVDMRQLRNHCYRVQNEGKRVMALVGIAGTTETGNVDPLEEMADLAEELGCHFHVDAAWGGPTLFSETHRWRLRGIERADSVTIDAHKQLYVPMGAGMVLFKDPAALSAIEHHAAYILRHGSKDLGSHTLEGSRPGKALLVHAGLSIIGRRGYELLIDQGIARAQGFADRIVAHDDFELVTPPELNILTYRYNPSWLQRVMAQAPEETVKEINILLDQITQMIQKEQREAGKTFVSRTRLEPARYHGETITVFRVVLANPLTSDDILDAVLQEQCELARQESLRDCFDQLRQIAAGCRVERLAL; the protein is encoded by the coding sequence ATGACAGATAATGCACAAGCGAACCTGAAAAATCTCTACCGGATTTTTACCATTCCGGAAGCTCCTGACTCGACGTTAGGCAGTATTGATCAGGCGATTACTGACAATCTTGCCGGATTTCTCCAAGAACATATCGTTGCTTTGGAACGTGACCTTGAAGAGATCGAACGCGATTTCGTCGATACCGCGATTCCCGAGCAGCCCACCTTTGTTTCCGATTACACCGAGTTTGTTAAAAAAAAGCTGGTTGCCCAATCCGTGCATACCGCGTCGCCGGGATTTATCGGCCACATGACTTCGGCCATGCCTTATTTCATGTTGCCGCTGTCGCGGATCATGATCGCTCTGAACCAGAATCTGGTCAAAGTGGAGACGTCCAAAGTGTTTACTCCACTGGAACGGCAGGTTCTGGCCATGCTTAACCGGTTGATCTATAACCATGATGATGCGTTTTATCAGCGTTGGATTCACGACAGTCAGAGCGCACTCGGTGCGTTCTGCTCCGGTGGTACCATTGCCAATATCACCGCATTGTGGACGGCGCGTAACCAGTTGTGTGGTCCAGATGGCGACTTTCAGGGGATTGCCCAAGAGGGGTTGTTCGCAGCACTTAAGCATCTCAACTGTGAAGGGTTGGTGGTTCTGGCCTCGCGACGTGGCCACTACTCGTTGGGCAAAGCCGTTGATCTGCTCGGATTGGGGCGCGACAATCTGATTGCCGTTGATACCGACGACAACAGTCGCGTTGATATGCGGCAGTTGCGCAACCATTGTTACCGGGTCCAAAACGAAGGCAAACGGGTTATGGCTCTGGTGGGAATTGCCGGAACCACTGAAACCGGTAATGTCGACCCGCTCGAAGAGATGGCCGATCTTGCCGAGGAACTCGGTTGCCATTTTCATGTGGATGCCGCCTGGGGCGGTCCGACTCTGTTTTCCGAGACGCATCGCTGGCGGTTGCGCGGTATTGAACGCGCCGATTCAGTGACCATTGATGCCCATAAGCAACTTTATGTGCCGATGGGCGCGGGGATGGTGCTGTTCAAAGATCCGGCGGCGTTGTCTGCCATAGAGCATCATGCCGCCTATATCCTGCGCCATGGGTCTAAAGACCTCGGTAGCCACACGTTGGAGGGTTCCCGTCCCGGCAAAGCTTTGCTGGTCCATGCCGGTTTGTCGATCATCGGCCGCCGTGGTTACGAGCTGTTGATTGATCAGGGCATTGCCCGCGCGCAAGGGTTTGCCGATCGCATTGTCGCCCATGACGATTTTGAACTGGTGACACCGCCGGAACTCAATATCCTCACCTATCGCTATAATCCGTCATGGTTACAGCGCGTGATGGCTCAGGCCCCCGAAGAAACCGTCAAGGAGATCAACATCCTTCTTGACCAAATCACCCAGATGATCCAGAAAGAACAGCGCGAGGCAGGGAAAACCTTTGTTTCGCGTACCCGCCTTGAGCCCGCCCGCTATCACGGTGAAACCATTACCGTGTTCCGCGTTGTTCTGGCCAACCCCCTGACCTCGGACGACATCCTTGATGCCGTGCTTCAGGAACAGTGTGAGTTGGCCCGCCAGGAATCACTGCGTGATTGTTTTGATCAGCTACGGCAGATTGCTGCCGGTTGTCGCGTCGAGCGTCTGGCACTGTAA
- the amt gene encoding ammonium transporter yields MTLHSELDYHWVILCAFLVFMMQLGFAMVETGCVRSKNTINVAMKNLADATFGFIFFWLIGYGLMFGRDLSGLLGTSHFMIDGTDFSQSAFFFFQAMFATTSATIVSGAVAERMKFSGYVITAIIVTSLIYPLFGHWAWGSGGWLKEMGFVDFAGSTVVHSMGAWIGLAGALVLGPRLGKFHRDEVRIFAPSNHNFIVFGVFVLWFSWFGFNAGSLLSFAPSVASILMNTLLSGATGGISAYLISLLFTRRVGVELFSFGIIAGLVGITAGCAEFTAQQSAWVGFVSAIVMFLADRALLQLRIDDPLSVVAIHGFTGVWGTLAVAFYAELPAGLSRGDYIQIQATGVIAAFALAFSSGLVVFMLLKSFAALRVSRRHEALGLNVTEHQARLPWVDTIESIIKIMRSGNLHKKIHEERGTEVGVVARFFNYLLIRLRDRQVELVASNKSLQSQVYFDPLTKVYNRRGALEKIRRQTPATPMSVIIIDIDHFKTINDTYGHDVGDVVLKELAELIQQLIRNQDLFARWGGEEFILLCETSILDEARRIAEKLRSSIAAYPFTTVNHLTCSFGVCSPERPDQPFDALFKDADEALYRAKELGRNRVCCS; encoded by the coding sequence ATGACGTTACACAGCGAACTGGACTACCACTGGGTCATTCTGTGCGCCTTCCTGGTTTTTATGATGCAACTGGGTTTTGCCATGGTAGAAACCGGCTGTGTCCGCTCGAAAAACACCATCAATGTCGCCATGAAAAACCTGGCTGACGCGACATTTGGCTTTATCTTTTTCTGGCTCATCGGCTATGGATTGATGTTCGGCCGTGACCTTAGCGGTCTTTTGGGAACATCTCATTTCATGATTGATGGCACAGACTTTTCCCAAAGTGCCTTCTTTTTCTTTCAGGCTATGTTTGCCACAACCTCTGCCACCATTGTCTCGGGAGCGGTTGCCGAACGGATGAAATTCAGCGGTTATGTCATTACCGCCATCATTGTGACATCGTTGATCTACCCGTTGTTCGGCCATTGGGCCTGGGGCAGCGGCGGTTGGCTCAAGGAGATGGGATTTGTCGATTTTGCCGGATCAACGGTGGTGCACTCCATGGGTGCCTGGATCGGCCTGGCAGGTGCGCTGGTTCTCGGACCGCGGTTGGGGAAATTCCATCGCGATGAAGTCCGCATTTTCGCGCCGAGCAATCATAACTTTATTGTTTTCGGCGTGTTTGTTTTATGGTTCTCCTGGTTTGGCTTCAACGCAGGCAGCTTACTGTCGTTTGCACCCTCGGTCGCATCGATTTTGATGAACACTCTGCTCTCCGGTGCCACCGGTGGCATCAGCGCCTACCTGATCAGCCTGCTTTTTACCCGCCGAGTTGGTGTCGAGCTGTTCAGTTTCGGCATCATTGCCGGTCTGGTCGGCATTACTGCGGGTTGCGCTGAATTCACCGCTCAGCAATCGGCCTGGGTTGGTTTTGTTTCAGCCATTGTCATGTTCCTTGCTGATCGTGCGTTATTGCAACTGCGTATTGATGATCCCCTCAGCGTGGTGGCAATCCACGGATTTACCGGCGTCTGGGGTACACTGGCCGTTGCGTTTTACGCTGAACTTCCAGCAGGACTCAGTCGGGGTGACTATATCCAGATCCAGGCCACTGGCGTTATCGCGGCATTTGCTCTGGCATTTTCCAGCGGCTTGGTCGTGTTTATGCTGCTCAAGAGCTTTGCCGCCCTGCGCGTGTCACGGCGCCACGAGGCCTTGGGACTCAACGTTACCGAGCACCAGGCCCGATTGCCCTGGGTGGACACGATTGAGAGCATTATTAAAATCATGCGCTCCGGCAATCTGCATAAAAAAATTCACGAGGAACGCGGTACTGAAGTAGGTGTAGTCGCCCGCTTTTTCAACTACCTGCTGATCCGCCTGCGCGACCGCCAGGTGGAACTGGTTGCCTCAAACAAATCCCTGCAATCCCAAGTTTATTTTGACCCCCTGACCAAGGTATATAACCGCCGCGGCGCACTGGAAAAGATTCGTCGTCAGACCCCAGCCACCCCGATGTCGGTCATTATAATCGACATTGACCATTTCAAAACCATCAACGACACCTACGGCCATGATGTGGGTGATGTCGTCCTTAAAGAGCTGGCCGAATTAATTCAACAGCTGATCCGCAATCAGGACCTGTTTGCCCGCTGGGGCGGTGAAGAATTCATTCTGTTGTGCGAAACATCGATACTTGATGAAGCACGACGCATTGCCGAGAAACTACGCTCCAGCATTGCCGCCTATCCATTCACCACCGTTAACCACCTCACCTGCTCCTTCGGTGTCTGCTCACCGGAGCGACCAGACCAGCCATTCGATGCGTTGTTTAAAGATGCCGACGAAGCATTGTACCGCGCCAAGGAACTGGGACGTAACCGGGTGTGTTGCAGCTGA
- a CDS encoding FAD-dependent oxidoreductase codes for MDQRVVIIGGDAAGMSAASKIRREQPDRPIIVVERGAHTSYAACGMPYYIGGLIENSDQLIARTPQQFRDKYQIDVRTRHEAIRLDPAAKRVLIRDLNTNAESWLNYGELLLATGACPFCPEVDGLDARGIFGLSTLESGLRVHDALKREQPQKAVVVGGGYIGLEMAEALIRQGLDVALIQRGPQVMATLDPDMGELVSKALRHIGVQLHLNEEFSHFTVENNRVNAVVTNQRSLPADLVILGMGVRPNSQLAAEAGLRLSHKQAIWVDQTMRTSHDHIWAAGDCAVSTHLLTEKPVNIALGTIANKQGVVAGTNIAGGNARFPGIVGTAVSKICAVEVARTGLQETELHHLDIDYATATIKSRTRAGYYPQAGTIHVKMLGEKKTGKLLGAQIVGFEGAAKRIDILATALTAQMTVANIIDLDLSYAPPFSPVWDPVQTAARKLIKAL; via the coding sequence ATGGATCAACGTGTCGTTATTATCGGTGGAGATGCGGCGGGCATGAGTGCCGCATCAAAGATCCGCCGCGAACAGCCCGATCGCCCAATCATTGTTGTGGAACGTGGTGCTCATACCTCTTACGCTGCCTGCGGCATGCCTTACTACATCGGCGGTCTGATTGAAAACTCAGATCAACTCATTGCCCGAACCCCGCAACAATTTCGTGACAAGTACCAGATTGACGTACGCACGCGCCATGAGGCCATCCGTCTCGACCCGGCGGCCAAAAGGGTGCTGATCAGGGATCTTAACACTAACGCCGAAAGCTGGTTGAACTATGGCGAGCTGCTGTTGGCCACGGGAGCCTGCCCCTTTTGCCCAGAGGTTGACGGACTGGACGCCCGAGGAATTTTTGGTCTTTCGACTCTGGAAAGTGGCTTACGGGTTCATGACGCTCTCAAACGGGAACAGCCGCAAAAAGCCGTGGTTGTCGGTGGTGGTTATATTGGTCTGGAGATGGCCGAAGCTCTGATCCGTCAAGGACTGGATGTTGCCCTGATCCAACGTGGGCCCCAGGTGATGGCAACCCTTGATCCTGACATGGGTGAACTGGTGTCCAAAGCGTTACGCCACATTGGTGTTCAGTTGCACCTCAATGAGGAGTTTTCCCATTTCACCGTTGAAAATAATCGTGTCAACGCAGTGGTAACCAACCAACGCAGCTTGCCCGCCGATCTGGTCATTCTCGGTATGGGCGTACGCCCCAACTCTCAACTGGCCGCTGAAGCCGGACTTCGTTTAAGCCACAAACAAGCCATTTGGGTTGATCAGACCATGCGCACCAGTCATGACCACATCTGGGCAGCCGGCGATTGCGCGGTCAGCACACACCTGCTCACCGAAAAGCCTGTCAATATTGCCCTCGGCACCATTGCCAATAAACAAGGCGTGGTGGCCGGAACCAACATTGCCGGGGGTAACGCCCGTTTCCCCGGTATTGTCGGGACAGCGGTCAGCAAAATCTGCGCTGTCGAGGTTGCACGAACCGGCCTGCAGGAAACAGAGTTGCATCACCTTGATATCGACTATGCCACGGCAACCATTAAAAGCCGTACCCGGGCTGGTTACTATCCGCAGGCGGGAACCATTCATGTCAAAATGCTCGGTGAAAAAAAGACCGGGAAACTCCTCGGCGCACAGATTGTCGGCTTCGAAGGGGCGGCTAAACGCATTGACATCCTTGCCACGGCCCTGACAGCACAAATGACCGTGGCCAACATCATTGACCTGGATCTGAGCTATGCACCGCCATTTTCCCCGGTATGGGACCCGGTGCAGACAGCAGCGCGGAAACTGATCAAGGCATTGTAG